The Microcystis aeruginosa NIES-843 sequence CTTGTTATACTCTTTTTCTAACTCTGTTAATTTTCTATTTTTCGATTTCTTTTTCGGTGTATAACTATTACTATGGTATGCAGCTATTCCCTGATAACCACTGTCTTCTATGCTGGTAGTTAAAGGATGAAAACGAACTCGACTTTTTTTAAATAAACTAAAATCATGACCTCTACCTTTCCCACAGAAGACACAGATAATTTCCTCTGTATTTTGATCAGCTACTAATTGGGATTTTAAAGTATGATAACCTCTTTTACCCGAAAAAAAATCTTTCTGTTTCTTTTGGGGGCGTTCAATGGGAGTTTCCGTTACATCCATTACCGTTATGACCGGTATCTCTGCTTGATTGAGTAAAGCTTTTTTTCCTTTTAAACGGAAGTTTCCCGATTGTAAAAGCATTTTTTCCGTCTTATTTACAATCCGACATATAGTTGATTCTGATAGTTCCCAGCTTGTACCAATGTGAAAATATGTTCTATATTCTCGCCAATATTCTAACGTTACTAAAACTTGTTCTTCTATAGATAGTTTAGGTTTCGGTCCCCTTTTAGATGGTGAATTAGAGTCGGCTTCAACACTTTTTACTGATTCTACCATCTTTCTATATGTTTGTTTGTACACACCGAAACGGCGTTTGAATTGTTCATCTGATAAGTTTTGATAATCCATAATTTTGCTAATAAACATAGCAAAATTATAGATGATTTCCTGACCTAAGATCACATTTTATTCTTTTTTCCACTTCAATCTAAGAATTGAGAAAAAAGCAAAACCTTATATTATACCATAAAAAAATTATGCAAGAGGTCTATTAAAATCCCTGCCACTTGGGCATAGCTGTATGTTTACACCAAATTCAAGTCATATACAATAAGTATAAATACTTAATTGATTTTCCCTTGAATCACGAGGCATCGAAAATCAAGAACGACTCTCCCCGCTCAGAAGTTCCCTGCGCTCCTTTTGTCTCAGCTAACCATTCTAGATACCTAACAGCTTAACCAATTGACATCCTCGGTCAAGTTCATGTATAGTGACTCCCAAAGATTTAGGGTGATGGCTTTAAGCCTTCTCAAAAATTCTTTTCAGCGATTACTGGCAGAAAGCCGTTGAAATTAACTGAAAACCCGGTACAGCAAGTCTATTTGACTTGTGAACAATAATAGCTCCCCTCTCCCCCTGGGATGAGCCTGATGGGTTTTGGCAGTGTATGGATACTTACCGAGAAATGGAAATGCTCAATCACCTTTATGACAGTGGACAAGCTAGATGGAAAATATGGTAAAGAAAGCATTTTGGCCGGGCAAAAAGGTCTTTATTACTGGTCATACTGGCTTTAAGGGGTCTTGGCTGGGGTTTTGGTTACTCCATCTAGGAGCAGAGGTAAAAGGCCTCAGTTTAGCTCCCAATACCACCCCCGCCTTATTTGAGCAATTAGACTTAGCTCAAAACCTGAGTCATCATATAGGAGATATTCGAGAGGCTGAGTTAGTGACTCGTTTAATCGCTTCATGGCAACCGGATGTAGTCTTTCATTTAGCGGCACAACCCCTAGTGCGGCTTTCTTATCTGGAGTCGGTGGAAACGTGGAACACAAATGTTATGGGGACTATTCACGTTTTAGAGGCCCTGAAAAGCCTGACTCATCCCTGTGCCGCCGTGTTTATTACTAGCGATAAGTGCTATGAGAATCGGGAATGGGTCTATGGTTATCGGGAAAATGACCCCTTGGGGGGTTACGATCCCTATAGTTCTAGCAAAGCGGGGGCGGAATTGGCGATCGCATCTTGGCGAAATTCCTTCTTTAAAACCCCTCAAACCCCCATCGGTATT is a genomic window containing:
- a CDS encoding IS5-like element ISMae4 family transposase, with protein sequence MFISKIMDYQNLSDEQFKRRFGVYKQTYRKMVESVKSVEADSNSPSKRGPKPKLSIEEQVLVTLEYWREYRTYFHIGTSWELSESTICRIVNKTEKMLLQSGNFRLKGKKALLNQAEIPVITVMDVTETPIERPQKKQKDFFSGKRGYHTLKSQLVADQNTEEIICVFCGKGRGHDFSLFKKSRVRFHPLTTSIEDSGYQGIAAYHSNSYTPKKKSKNRKLTELEKEYNKALAKERIIIEHINRKLKIFKILSCKYRNRRRRYSLRVNLLAAIYNCELGIGIAAS